In one window of Gorilla gorilla gorilla isolate KB3781 chromosome 2, NHGRI_mGorGor1-v2.1_pri, whole genome shotgun sequence DNA:
- the VWA5B2 gene encoding von Willebrand factor A domain-containing protein 5B2 isoform X3, giving the protein MPGLYCPSSWTPLPLTDSWVRACANGPCLSVRARLTYRNPQPQPVDGVFVYPLAEAEVVSGFEAEAAGRRVSFQLQSRRRSQAACCRALGPGLGTPTPRRCAQGHLVLDLAQARSTLVLPTGIIAAAGTMTVTLHSSRELPSRPDGVLHVALPTVLTPLAPPGPSGPPRPPGLCDDSPTSCFGVGSPQEEGLAWEEPAAPRDVFSGPARCPAPYTFSFEMLVTGPCLLAGLESPSHALRADAPPHASSAATICVTLAEDHHCDRALEILLHPSEPHQPHLMLEGGSLSSAEYEARVRARRDFQRLQRRDSDGDRQVWFLQRRFHKDILLNPVLALSFCPDLSSKPGHLGTATRELLFLLDSSSAAHKDAIVLAVKSLPPQTLINLAVFGTLVQPLFPESRPCSDDAVQLICESIETLQVPSGPPDVLAALDWAVGQPQHRAYPRQLFLLTAASPMAATTHRTLELMRWHRGTARCFSFGLGPTCHQLLQGLSALSRGQAYFLRPGQRLQPMLVQALRKALEPALSDISVDWFVPDTVEALLTPREIPALYPGDQLLGYCSLFRVDGFRSRPPGGQEPGWQSSGGSVFPSPEEAPSAASPGTEPTGTSEPLGTGTVSAELSSPWAARDSEQTGTDALTDPVTDPGPNPSDTAIWRRIFQSSYIREQYVLTHCSASPEPGPGSTGSSESPGSQGPGSPEGSAPLEPPSQQGCRSLAWGEPAGSRSCPLPAPTPAPFKVGALSTEVLGRQHRAALAGRSLSSPPGRANQVPGRPRKPSLGAILDGPSPEPGQQLGQGLDDSGNLLSPAPMDWDMLMEPPFLFTAVPPSGESAPPAVPPQAPRCHVVIRGLCGEQPMCWEVGVGLETLWGPGDGSQPPSPPVREAAWDQALHRLTAASVVRDNEQLALRGGAETTADRGHARRCWLRALQTSKVSSAPSCFTCPVAVDATTREVLPGALQVCSSEPAEPPGTPPASHSHLDAAPLPAVVYSKGLQRGSPAGAWDSYQNGNSKRALGDPATPTEGPRRPPPRPPCRLSMGRRHKLCSPDPGQANNSEGSDHDYLPLVRLQEAPGSFRLDAPFCAAVRISQERLCRASPFAVHRASLSPTSASLPWALLGPGVGQGDSATASCSPSLSSGSEGPGQVDSGRGSDTEASEGAEGLGGTDLRGRTWATAVALAWLEHRCAAAFGEWELTAAKADCWLRAQHLPDGLDLAALKAAARGLFLLLRHWDQNLQLHLLCYSPANV; this is encoded by the exons ATGCCCGGCCTGTACTGCCCCTCCAGCTGGACGCCGCTGCCGCTCACGGACTCCTGGGTCCGGGCCTGCGCCAACGGCCCCTGCCTCAGCGTGCGGGCCCGGCTTACCTACCGCAACCCGCAGCCGCAGCCGGTGGACG GCGTGTTCGTGTACCCGCTGGCCGAGGCCGAGGTGGTGTCCGGCTTCGAGGCCGAGGCCGCCGGACGGCGCGTCTCCTTCCAGCTGCAGAGCCGGCGCCGCTCGCAGGCCGCCTGCTGCCGCGCTCTGGGCCCGGGGTTGGGGACCCCGACGCCCCGCCGCTGCGCGCAGG GTCATCTTGTCTTGGATCTGGCCCAGGCCCGGTCCACGTTGGTGCTGCCCACAGGCATTATCGCCGCGGCTGGCACCATGACGGTGACCCTGCACAGCAGCCGGGAGCTGCCCTCAAGGCCTGACGGGGTGCTGCATGTGGCCCTGCCCACTGTGCTCACCCCGCTGGCCCCGCCAGGCCCGTCGGGGCCCCCCAGGCCTCCGGGGCTCTGTGACGACAG CCCCACCAGCTGCTTCGGGGTGGGCAGCCCTCAGGAGGAAGGGCTGGCCTGGGAGGAGCCGGCTGCCCCTCGGGACGTGTTCTCAGGCCCTGCCCGCTGCCCTGCCCCATATACCTTCTCCTTCGAGATGCTGGTGACTGGGCCATGCCTGCTTGCAG GCCTGGAGAGCCCCTCTCATGCTCTGCGGGCAGATGCCCCCCCTCATGCCAGCTCTGCAGCCACCATCTGTGTCACACTGGCAGAGGACCACCACTGTGACCGGGCCTTGGAGATCCTGCTGCACCCCAGTG AGCCCCATCAGCCACACCTGATGCTGGAGGGCGGCAGCCTGAGCTCAGCAGAATATGAGGCCCGGGTGAGGGCCCGCCGAGATTTTCAGAGGCTACAGCGAAGGGACAGTGATGGGGACCGGCAG GTGTGGTTCCTGCAGCGACGCTTCCACAAGGACATCCTGCTGAACCCCGTGCTGGCGCTGAGCTTCTGCCCAGACCTGAGCTCCAAGCCCGGACACCTGGggacagctactcgggagctacTCTTCCTTTTGGATAGCAGCAGCGCGGCACACAAG GATGCCATTGTTTTGGCTGTGAAGTCCCTCCCGCCCCAGACGCTTATCAACCTGGCCGTGTTTGGGACGTTGGTGCAGCCACTCTTCCCAGAGAGCCGGCCTTGCAGTGAT GATGCTGTGCAGCTGATCTGCGAGAGCATTGAGACCCTGCAGGTTCCGAGTGGGCCCCCAGACGTGCTGGCTGCTCTGGACTGGGCCGTGGGGCAGCCCCAGCACAGGGCCTACCCTCGGCAGCTGTTcctgctcactgctgcctcaccCATGGCCGCCACTACCCACCGAACCCTGGAGCTCATGAGGTGGCACAGGGGGACAGCCAG ATGCTTCTCCTTTGGGCTGGGGCCCACCTGCCACCAGCTGCTCCAGGGTTTATCTGCCCTCAGCAGAGGCCAGGCCTACTTCCTGAggcctgggcagaggctgcagcccaTG CTGGTACAGGCTCTGCGGAAGGCACTGGAGCCTGCTTTGAGTGACATCTCTGTGGACTGGTTTGTGCCCGACACTGTGGAGGCACTGCTGACCCCCCGGGAGATCCCAGCACTCTACCCTGGGGACCAGCTGCTCGGTTACTGCTCACTCTTCAGGGTGGATGGCTTCCGGTCCCGCCCACCAGGG GGCCAAGAGCCTGGCTGGCAGAGCTCAGGTGGGTCCGTGTTTCCATCCCCAGAAGAGGCCCCGTCTGCTGCCAGCCCTGGCACTGAGCCCACTGGCACCTCAGAGCCACTGGGAACAGGCACTGTATCAGCAGAACTGTCCAGCCCATGGGCTGCCAGGGACTCGGAGCAGA CAGGTACTGATGCTCTGACAGACCCAGTCACGGATCCTGGACCCAACCCCTCTGACACAGCCATATGGCGCCGCATCTTTCAGTCCTCGTACATTCGGGAGCAGTATGTGCTCACCCACTGCTCTGCCAGCCCCGAGCCAGGCCCAGGCTCCACAGGCAGCAGTGAGTCCCCAGGCTCACAGGGCCCTGGCTCCCCCGAAGGTAGTGCTCCCTTGGAGCCCCCTTCTCAGCAGGGCTGCCGCAGTCTGGCCTGGGGAGAACCTGCAGGCTCCCGCTCCTGTCCCCTGCCTGCACCTACACCAGCTCCATTCAAG GTGGGGGCCTTGAGTACTGAGGTGCTGGGCCGTCAGCACAGAGCGGCTCTGGCTGGCCGAAGCCTCTCATCCCCTCCAGGCCGGGCAAACCAAGTCCCCGGCCGACCCCGGAAACCCTCTTTGGGTGCAATACTAGATGGCCCAAGTCCTGAGCCAGGCCAACAATTGGGACAAGGCCTGGATGACTCAG GAAACCTGCTCTCCCCAGCCCCTATGGACTGGGACATGCTGATGGAACCACCCTTCTTATTCACGGCTGTGCCTCCTAGCGGGGAGTCGGCCCCTCCAGCAGTGCCTCCCCAGGCTCCACGCTGCCATGTGGTGATCCGGGGCCTGTGTGGGGAGCAGCCCATGTGCTGGGAGGTGGGTGTTGGGCTGGAGACACTGTGGGGACCTGGAGATGGCTCACAGCCTCCCTCACCTCCTGTAAGAGAAGCTGCTTGGGACCAAGCACTCCATCGGCTGACAGCAGCCTCTGTGGTCCGGGACAATGAGCAGCTGGCCCTCCGAGGAGGGGCAGAGACCACAGCTGACCGGG GCCATGCCCGGAGGTGCTGGCTTCGAGCCCTTCAGACAAGTAAGGTCAGCTCTGCCCCCTCCTGCTTCACTTGCCCTGTAGCTGTGGATGCTACTACTAGGGAGGTCCTGCCTGGGGCCCTGCAGGTGTGCAGCTCAG AGCCCGCTGAGCCCCCAGGAACCCCTCCTGCCTCTCACAGCCATCTAGATGCAGCTCCTCTGCCCGCTGTTGTCTACTCTAAAG GACTTCAGAGAGGCTCTCCAGCAGGCGCCTGGGACTCGTACCAAAATGGCAACTCCAAGCGTGCTTTGGGGGACCCTGCCACTCCCACGGAAGGTCCTCGCCGCCCACCTCCCCGTCCTCCCTGTCGGCTCAGCATGGGCCGCCGTCACAAACTCTGTAGCCCTGACCCGGGCCAGGCCAACAACAGTGAAGGCAGTGACCATGACTACCTGCCCTTG GTGCGGCTGCAGGAGGCACCAGGCTCCTTCCGCCTGGACGCGCCCTTCTGCGCCGCTGTGCGCATCTCGCAGGAGCGCCTCTGCCGTGCCTCGCCCTTTGCCGTGCACCGCGCCAGCCTcagccccacctcggcctcattGCCCTGGGCACTTCTGGGCCCTGGTGTTGGCCAGGGTGACAGTGCCACGGCCTCCTGCAGCCCGTCCCTCAGCTCGGGCTCCGAGGGGCCAGGCCAGGTGGACAGTGGGCGGGGCTCAGACACCGAAGCCTCCGAGGGGGCGGAAGGGCTGGGCGGCACCGACCTGCGGGGCCGGACCTGGGCCACTGCCGTAGCACTCGCCTGGCTGGAGCACCGATGCGCCGCTGCCTTCGGCGAGTGGGAACTGACAGCGGCCAAGGCTGATTGCTGGCTGCGGGCCCAGCACTTGCCTGACGGCCTTGACCTGGCCGCCCTCAAGGCCGCAGCCCGAGGGCTCTTCCTGCTACTGCGCCACTGGGACCAAAACCTGCAGCTACACCTGCTGTGCTACAGCCCAGCGAACGTGTGA
- the VWA5B2 gene encoding von Willebrand factor A domain-containing protein 5B2 isoform X1, translating to MPGLYCPSSWTPLPLTDSWVRACANGPCLSVRARLTYRNPQPQPVDGVFVYPLAEAEVVSGFEAEAAGRRVSFQLQSRRRSQAACCRALGPGLGTPTPRRCAQGHLVLDLAQARSTLVLPTGIIAAAGTMTVTLHSSRELPSRPDGVLHVALPTVLTPLAPPGPSGPPRPPGLCDDRLGLCPTSCFGVGSPQEEGLAWEEPAAPRDVFSGPARCPAPYTFSFEMLVTGPCLLAGLESPSHALRADAPPHASSAATICVTLAEDHHCDRALEILLHPSEPHQPHLMLEGGSLSSAEYEARVRARRDFQRLQRRDSDGDRQVWFLQRRFHKDILLNPVLALSFCPDLSSKPGHLGTATRELLFLLDSSSAAHKDAIVLAVKSLPPQTLINLAVFGTLVQPLFPESRPCSDDAVQLICESIETLQVPSGPPDVLAALDWAVGQPQHRAYPRQLFLLTAASPMAATTHRTLELMRWHRGTARCFSFGLGPTCHQLLQGLSALSRGQAYFLRPGQRLQPMLVQALRKALEPALSDISVDWFVPDTVEALLTPREIPALYPGDQLLGYCSLFRVDGFRSRPPGGQEPGWQSSGGSVFPSPEEAPSAASPGTEPTGTSEPLGTGTVSAELSSPWAARDSEQTGTDALTDPVTDPGPNPSDTAIWRRIFQSSYIREQYVLTHCSASPEPGPGSTGSSESPGSQGPGSPEGSAPLEPPSQQGCRSLAWGEPAGSRSCPLPAPTPAPFKVGALSTEVLGRQHRAALAGRSLSSPPGRANQVPGRPRKPSLGAILDGPSPEPGQQLGQGLDDSGNLLSPAPMDWDMLMEPPFLFTAVPPSGESAPPAVPPQAPRCHVVIRGLCGEQPMCWEVGVGLETLWGPGDGSQPPSPPVREAAWDQALHRLTAASVVRDNEQLALRGGAETTADRGHARRCWLRALQTSKVSSAPSCFTCPVAVDATTREVLPGALQVCSSEPAEPPGTPPASHSHLDAAPLPAVVYSKGLQRGSPAGAWDSYQNGNSKRALGDPATPTEGPRRPPPRPPCRLSMGRRHKLCSPDPGQANNSEGSDHDYLPLVRLQEAPGSFRLDAPFCAAVRISQERLCRASPFAVHRASLSPTSASLPWALLGPGVGQGDSATASCSPSLSSGSEGPGQVDSGRGSDTEASEGAEGLGGTDLRGRTWATAVALAWLEHRCAAAFGEWELTAAKADCWLRAQHLPDGLDLAALKAAARGLFLLLRHWDQNLQLHLLCYSPANV from the exons ATGCCCGGCCTGTACTGCCCCTCCAGCTGGACGCCGCTGCCGCTCACGGACTCCTGGGTCCGGGCCTGCGCCAACGGCCCCTGCCTCAGCGTGCGGGCCCGGCTTACCTACCGCAACCCGCAGCCGCAGCCGGTGGACG GCGTGTTCGTGTACCCGCTGGCCGAGGCCGAGGTGGTGTCCGGCTTCGAGGCCGAGGCCGCCGGACGGCGCGTCTCCTTCCAGCTGCAGAGCCGGCGCCGCTCGCAGGCCGCCTGCTGCCGCGCTCTGGGCCCGGGGTTGGGGACCCCGACGCCCCGCCGCTGCGCGCAGG GTCATCTTGTCTTGGATCTGGCCCAGGCCCGGTCCACGTTGGTGCTGCCCACAGGCATTATCGCCGCGGCTGGCACCATGACGGTGACCCTGCACAGCAGCCGGGAGCTGCCCTCAAGGCCTGACGGGGTGCTGCATGTGGCCCTGCCCACTGTGCTCACCCCGCTGGCCCCGCCAGGCCCGTCGGGGCCCCCCAGGCCTCCGGGGCTCTGTGACGACAGGTTGGGCCTATG CCCCACCAGCTGCTTCGGGGTGGGCAGCCCTCAGGAGGAAGGGCTGGCCTGGGAGGAGCCGGCTGCCCCTCGGGACGTGTTCTCAGGCCCTGCCCGCTGCCCTGCCCCATATACCTTCTCCTTCGAGATGCTGGTGACTGGGCCATGCCTGCTTGCAG GCCTGGAGAGCCCCTCTCATGCTCTGCGGGCAGATGCCCCCCCTCATGCCAGCTCTGCAGCCACCATCTGTGTCACACTGGCAGAGGACCACCACTGTGACCGGGCCTTGGAGATCCTGCTGCACCCCAGTG AGCCCCATCAGCCACACCTGATGCTGGAGGGCGGCAGCCTGAGCTCAGCAGAATATGAGGCCCGGGTGAGGGCCCGCCGAGATTTTCAGAGGCTACAGCGAAGGGACAGTGATGGGGACCGGCAG GTGTGGTTCCTGCAGCGACGCTTCCACAAGGACATCCTGCTGAACCCCGTGCTGGCGCTGAGCTTCTGCCCAGACCTGAGCTCCAAGCCCGGACACCTGGggacagctactcgggagctacTCTTCCTTTTGGATAGCAGCAGCGCGGCACACAAG GATGCCATTGTTTTGGCTGTGAAGTCCCTCCCGCCCCAGACGCTTATCAACCTGGCCGTGTTTGGGACGTTGGTGCAGCCACTCTTCCCAGAGAGCCGGCCTTGCAGTGAT GATGCTGTGCAGCTGATCTGCGAGAGCATTGAGACCCTGCAGGTTCCGAGTGGGCCCCCAGACGTGCTGGCTGCTCTGGACTGGGCCGTGGGGCAGCCCCAGCACAGGGCCTACCCTCGGCAGCTGTTcctgctcactgctgcctcaccCATGGCCGCCACTACCCACCGAACCCTGGAGCTCATGAGGTGGCACAGGGGGACAGCCAG ATGCTTCTCCTTTGGGCTGGGGCCCACCTGCCACCAGCTGCTCCAGGGTTTATCTGCCCTCAGCAGAGGCCAGGCCTACTTCCTGAggcctgggcagaggctgcagcccaTG CTGGTACAGGCTCTGCGGAAGGCACTGGAGCCTGCTTTGAGTGACATCTCTGTGGACTGGTTTGTGCCCGACACTGTGGAGGCACTGCTGACCCCCCGGGAGATCCCAGCACTCTACCCTGGGGACCAGCTGCTCGGTTACTGCTCACTCTTCAGGGTGGATGGCTTCCGGTCCCGCCCACCAGGG GGCCAAGAGCCTGGCTGGCAGAGCTCAGGTGGGTCCGTGTTTCCATCCCCAGAAGAGGCCCCGTCTGCTGCCAGCCCTGGCACTGAGCCCACTGGCACCTCAGAGCCACTGGGAACAGGCACTGTATCAGCAGAACTGTCCAGCCCATGGGCTGCCAGGGACTCGGAGCAGA CAGGTACTGATGCTCTGACAGACCCAGTCACGGATCCTGGACCCAACCCCTCTGACACAGCCATATGGCGCCGCATCTTTCAGTCCTCGTACATTCGGGAGCAGTATGTGCTCACCCACTGCTCTGCCAGCCCCGAGCCAGGCCCAGGCTCCACAGGCAGCAGTGAGTCCCCAGGCTCACAGGGCCCTGGCTCCCCCGAAGGTAGTGCTCCCTTGGAGCCCCCTTCTCAGCAGGGCTGCCGCAGTCTGGCCTGGGGAGAACCTGCAGGCTCCCGCTCCTGTCCCCTGCCTGCACCTACACCAGCTCCATTCAAG GTGGGGGCCTTGAGTACTGAGGTGCTGGGCCGTCAGCACAGAGCGGCTCTGGCTGGCCGAAGCCTCTCATCCCCTCCAGGCCGGGCAAACCAAGTCCCCGGCCGACCCCGGAAACCCTCTTTGGGTGCAATACTAGATGGCCCAAGTCCTGAGCCAGGCCAACAATTGGGACAAGGCCTGGATGACTCAG GAAACCTGCTCTCCCCAGCCCCTATGGACTGGGACATGCTGATGGAACCACCCTTCTTATTCACGGCTGTGCCTCCTAGCGGGGAGTCGGCCCCTCCAGCAGTGCCTCCCCAGGCTCCACGCTGCCATGTGGTGATCCGGGGCCTGTGTGGGGAGCAGCCCATGTGCTGGGAGGTGGGTGTTGGGCTGGAGACACTGTGGGGACCTGGAGATGGCTCACAGCCTCCCTCACCTCCTGTAAGAGAAGCTGCTTGGGACCAAGCACTCCATCGGCTGACAGCAGCCTCTGTGGTCCGGGACAATGAGCAGCTGGCCCTCCGAGGAGGGGCAGAGACCACAGCTGACCGGG GCCATGCCCGGAGGTGCTGGCTTCGAGCCCTTCAGACAAGTAAGGTCAGCTCTGCCCCCTCCTGCTTCACTTGCCCTGTAGCTGTGGATGCTACTACTAGGGAGGTCCTGCCTGGGGCCCTGCAGGTGTGCAGCTCAG AGCCCGCTGAGCCCCCAGGAACCCCTCCTGCCTCTCACAGCCATCTAGATGCAGCTCCTCTGCCCGCTGTTGTCTACTCTAAAG GACTTCAGAGAGGCTCTCCAGCAGGCGCCTGGGACTCGTACCAAAATGGCAACTCCAAGCGTGCTTTGGGGGACCCTGCCACTCCCACGGAAGGTCCTCGCCGCCCACCTCCCCGTCCTCCCTGTCGGCTCAGCATGGGCCGCCGTCACAAACTCTGTAGCCCTGACCCGGGCCAGGCCAACAACAGTGAAGGCAGTGACCATGACTACCTGCCCTTG GTGCGGCTGCAGGAGGCACCAGGCTCCTTCCGCCTGGACGCGCCCTTCTGCGCCGCTGTGCGCATCTCGCAGGAGCGCCTCTGCCGTGCCTCGCCCTTTGCCGTGCACCGCGCCAGCCTcagccccacctcggcctcattGCCCTGGGCACTTCTGGGCCCTGGTGTTGGCCAGGGTGACAGTGCCACGGCCTCCTGCAGCCCGTCCCTCAGCTCGGGCTCCGAGGGGCCAGGCCAGGTGGACAGTGGGCGGGGCTCAGACACCGAAGCCTCCGAGGGGGCGGAAGGGCTGGGCGGCACCGACCTGCGGGGCCGGACCTGGGCCACTGCCGTAGCACTCGCCTGGCTGGAGCACCGATGCGCCGCTGCCTTCGGCGAGTGGGAACTGACAGCGGCCAAGGCTGATTGCTGGCTGCGGGCCCAGCACTTGCCTGACGGCCTTGACCTGGCCGCCCTCAAGGCCGCAGCCCGAGGGCTCTTCCTGCTACTGCGCCACTGGGACCAAAACCTGCAGCTACACCTGCTGTGCTACAGCCCAGCGAACGTGTGA